The nucleotide window TTAAAAATAAATAATATATAATCTTTTAATGTAATTAATCCTTTCCCACAAAGGACCGTTATCCAAAAAGATAAAAATCAGGAGGATAAAAAGTGAATAAATACACTGTAATGCAAAAAAAAGAAGAAGTAACAAGAAACTGGTATGAAATCGATGCCGAAGGAAAAATTTTAGGAAAATTGGCAACTGAAATTGCCGTAAAATTAATGGGTAAACATAAACCGAGTTATACACCTCACGTTGACGGAGGAGACTATGTTATAGTAACAAATGCAACAAAATTTGCTGTAACAGGTACAAAAATGCTGAACAAAAAATATTACAGACATAGTGGATATCCGGGAGGATTGAAAGTAAGAAGTTTGGAAGAAATGTTAGAGAAAAAACCTACTGAAGTTATAAGAAAAGCAGTTGAAAGAATGTTGCCTAAAAATAAATTAGGTAGCCAAATGATCGGAAGATTAAAAATTTACACAGGAACAGAGCACAATCACGAAGCTCAAAAACCTGAGAAGATAGAGTTATAGGAGGTAATTTAGGTGGCAGAAAAAATTCAATATTTAGGAACAGGTAGAAGAAAAACTTCAGTAGCAAGAGTAAGATTAATTCCGGGAACTTCAGGAATAGAAATCAACGGAAAAGATATGAGAGAGTATTTCGGTGGAAGAGAATTATTAGCTAAAATAGTAGAACAACCTTTAGAATTGACTGAAACTTTAAATAAATACGGAGTAAAAGTTAATGTAAACGGCGGAGGAAATACAGGTCAGGCAGGAGCTATAAGACACGGTGTTTCAAGAGCATTGGTAGTAGCTGATGAAGAGTTAAGAGGAGCTTTAAAAGAAGCAGGATTCTTAACAAGAGATTCAAGAATGGTTGAAAGAAAAAAATACGGGAAAAAGAAAGCAAGAAGAAGCCCTCAATTCTCAAAAAGATAATTTTGATAATTTTAGAAGCCTTGATAATATTGATTTTCAAGGTTTTTCTTTTTATAAATAGTTTAAATTTATTGACATTTTTTCAAAAAATGTTATAATATATTTACCTATAGGGCAAATCTCGAAGGGTAACTTAGATATTAGTAAAAAATGACGACAAATTAGACTGGAAAAATCCGGTCTTTTTTGTTATAATAAATTTTAAGCGGGTTCGTCACCCGTACTAATATTTAAGGAGGTGTACTATTCGTACCTTATTTTTTGTATTGGTAATATTTTTATTAACACAAAAAATTTTGTACTGATTAATACCCTGAATTCTTTAGGGTAGAAATTATCACGTTAAAAAATCGTGATTTTTTATTTTAAAATTAAAATTTTTCAGTTTATTTTAAGGTTCTTTTGGTAATATATTGTTATAAGATTATCTTGAAAGAAAAAATTCAGAAAAAATAAGATAATTTGAGAAAATGAGGAGGAATTCAATTATGAAAAAAATTTTTACAGCCCTGTTTCTTATTTTAGCGGCATTTTCTTTTGGAGAAAACGTTGTAAGAAAAATAAGTGTTACAGGTAATTCTGAAAGGGAAGTTTTACCCGATACGGCAAAAATTTCTTTTAAAATACAAATGAAAAATCAGAATTTGAACACGGCAACAAAAGAACTTAAGGAAAAAATAGAAAAATTCAAATCGGGGCTAAGAGCTAAAAAGATAGAATTATCGAATTTTGAAACTGTTTCTTTTTACAGTAATAAAACTAAGGATTATAATGATTATTATGATGATTATAGGTATGTAGAAGATGAACAGGCGGTATATGATGTTAAAGGTAAAACAAAAACTGACAAAGATAAGAAGCCGGCTTCTTATACTATACAAATGCAGGTTATTGTAAAAAATACTACTTTTGATAAGATTTCAAAGTTAATAGAATTTTCAGGAAATGATGCTGTGAAAAATATCAAAAAATATGAAAAAGACAGTGCTTCTTATTATTTTGTTCTAAATGAAACGGATATAAATTTGAATAATGCTTTGAGCAAGACTTTGAGCAAATTTAATTCTGTAAAATCCAAGTTACAGTCATCGGGAATTTCTGCGAATGATATTGTATTCAGTAATTATAAAGTGATTGAAAATCAAAATGTACAAGGAAAAAATGAAAAAGATGTTTTTGTTGTTACTGAAGAATTCACGATTTCTACAAAAAATTTAAAAAATCTGAATGATATTATTTCTCTTGCAGATGATAATTCTATAAATGTTAGCGGTTCTATATATTTTGATATTTCCGATAAGGACAGGATAGCTTCGGAAATGTATAACGAAGCATTTAATCAGGCTAAATCTAAAGCTGTGAGCATATTAAAATCAAGTAATATGATGTTGAGTTCTCCGCTTGTAGTGAGTGAGGATATAGCGTTTCAGCAAAAGATGATAGATCGTATAGATCAGGATTGGGCAATAGCAGCTGAAGCACCTGAAACTTATAGATTGAAAGAAATGGGATATGTTAATAATGCGGCGATAGCAAAGAGAAGTTTACCGAAAGTGGATTATACTCCGAAACCGATTAAATTAAGTCAGAATATATCAGTTTTATACGAAATAAAATAAATTTGTGAAAGAGGTTGAAATAAATGAAAAAAATTATAACTTTGTTATTTGCAGTATGTTCGATTTTTTCTTTCGGAGATAATGCTTCGGAAAAAAGAATACAGGTTAGAGGTACTGCTACAAGAGAAATTGCTCCGGATTCAGCAAAAATACATTTTGAGATTATCACAAAAAATGAAAATCTTGAAAAAGCAAGCAGAGAAAATGCCGATATATTGGCTAAATATAAGAATTTATTGAAAAAAACAAATACAAAATATGAAAAGATAGAATCGACGAATTATTCCACTTATAAAAATTATAATTGGGAAAGTATAAAAGTAAATGAAGGAAAAAAAGAATTCAGAACAGTATTGACTGTAGAAGTAAGTCCTTTTGATATAAATTTACTGAAAAATTTTATGACGGTTTTAGTTCAAAAAGGAGTTTATAATATAATAAGAAATGACAACGGCAGTTATTCTTTTAATGTAATATCTCAAAATACCGACAATAAAACATCTTATCAAAATGCAGTAAATGATTTTAACGATATTCAGAAAAAACTTGCTGCAAACGGTTTTAACAGTAATAATATTAAAATATCAGGATATGATAATAATGAAGTGAATATGGAAAGTAATAAGGATGTAAAAAAAGAAGTTTATACAGTAAGCCATTCCATTGAAGTAAGTACAAGAGATATGAAAAAACTCGGAAATATAATAAATCTGGCTCATTCTCTTGAAATAGCTTCTACAGGAATTATAGAATATGACATTGATAACAAGCAGAAAATGGAAGATCAATTATATGAGCAGGCTTATAAGGAAGCACTTAAAAAGGCGGAAAATATACTTAATAAAACTGAACTTAAATTAAGAAAACCTGTAACAATAACAGATAATTCAAACGGTGTAATAAGACCTTTTTATTCTTATTTCAATAGAAATTATGTTGATGATCATAATTTGGATATATTAAAAGAAAGTGATGCTAAAATTATAGAAAAGTCGGAACATAATGCAATAATTATAAATCCACAGAAATCTTCGTTTTCAAAAACTGTATACATAGAGTTTGAAATGAATTAATAAAAAATAATAAATAAAACAGGGCTATCGAAAATTGAAATAATTTTTAGATAACCCTGTTTTTTAGAAGATTAAAGAGAATATGATTAACATTAATCATAATTCTTCCGGGAAAACCCGAAATTTAAAAAAATTCTTTTCTCAGGTTCTTCCATGCAATCCCTCCTTTACGGATAGATTTAGGTTGTTAGCATGTATATTATACCTCATAAATATTAAAAAAAAATGAGAGTTTGAAATTTTTTATAAAGAAATAGAGGATTTAATGTAAATGACACAAAAAAATTGAGTAAAATAGGGAATTAGATTAGTAATAAAATAAAAATCGGCATTATTAATTATCTGTTTTTTATTTTCTATAATATCATAAATATTAGAAGATTAGGGTATTTTTATATTTAGATATTGTAAGAAGATAAAAAACTTCCAATTGTAATACCGATTTTTTATTTATTTTAAAAAATTAAAAACACATTCAAAAGCTGATTTTTATAACTTTTCAGCTAAAATTTTTAAATTAAAGAGAAGTAAATTCACTCTCTTCAGATTTTAAAATTTTTCCTTTTAAAGCATCAATAATAAATTTATATTCTTTACCGCTACGAATAACTCTTACTTTATATACAGGAAGAT belongs to Pseudoleptotrichia goodfellowii and includes:
- the rplM gene encoding 50S ribosomal protein L13, which encodes MNKYTVMQKKEEVTRNWYEIDAEGKILGKLATEIAVKLMGKHKPSYTPHVDGGDYVIVTNATKFAVTGTKMLNKKYYRHSGYPGGLKVRSLEEMLEKKPTEVIRKAVERMLPKNKLGSQMIGRLKIYTGTEHNHEAQKPEKIEL
- the rpsI gene encoding 30S ribosomal protein S9; translated protein: MAEKIQYLGTGRRKTSVARVRLIPGTSGIEINGKDMREYFGGRELLAKIVEQPLELTETLNKYGVKVNVNGGGNTGQAGAIRHGVSRALVVADEELRGALKEAGFLTRDSRMVERKKYGKKKARRSPQFSKR
- a CDS encoding SIMPL domain-containing protein (The SIMPL domain is named for its presence in mouse protein SIMPL (signalling molecule that associates with mouse pelle-like kinase). Bacterial member BP26, from Brucella, was shown to assemble into a channel-like structure, while YggE from E. coli has been associated with resistance to oxidative stress.), which produces MKKIFTALFLILAAFSFGENVVRKISVTGNSEREVLPDTAKISFKIQMKNQNLNTATKELKEKIEKFKSGLRAKKIELSNFETVSFYSNKTKDYNDYYDDYRYVEDEQAVYDVKGKTKTDKDKKPASYTIQMQVIVKNTTFDKISKLIEFSGNDAVKNIKKYEKDSASYYFVLNETDINLNNALSKTLSKFNSVKSKLQSSGISANDIVFSNYKVIENQNVQGKNEKDVFVVTEEFTISTKNLKNLNDIISLADDNSINVSGSIYFDISDKDRIASEMYNEAFNQAKSKAVSILKSSNMMLSSPLVVSEDIAFQQKMIDRIDQDWAIAAEAPETYRLKEMGYVNNAAIAKRSLPKVDYTPKPIKLSQNISVLYEIK
- a CDS encoding SIMPL domain-containing protein, whose translation is MKKIITLLFAVCSIFSFGDNASEKRIQVRGTATREIAPDSAKIHFEIITKNENLEKASRENADILAKYKNLLKKTNTKYEKIESTNYSTYKNYNWESIKVNEGKKEFRTVLTVEVSPFDINLLKNFMTVLVQKGVYNIIRNDNGSYSFNVISQNTDNKTSYQNAVNDFNDIQKKLAANGFNSNNIKISGYDNNEVNMESNKDVKKEVYTVSHSIEVSTRDMKKLGNIINLAHSLEIASTGIIEYDIDNKQKMEDQLYEQAYKEALKKAENILNKTELKLRKPVTITDNSNGVIRPFYSYFNRNYVDDHNLDILKESDAKIIEKSEHNAIIINPQKSSFSKTVYIEFEMN